A single Paenibacillus kribbensis DNA region contains:
- a CDS encoding FMN-dependent NADH-azoreductase — protein sequence MLSDAERIKLVQIDELCDQFIAADKYIFASPMWNLTIPHVLLNYTNCLVIPGKTYRYTETGPVGLLTDKKALHIQASGGVYSEGPASFLECGNSYLRTIMQFIGVTDVQSIFIEGMAEMPDRAEAIKEEAVAKAREVAKQF from the coding sequence TTGCTGTCTGATGCCGAGCGAATAAAGCTTGTCCAGATAGATGAACTCTGTGATCAATTCATTGCGGCGGATAAATATATCTTTGCTTCGCCGATGTGGAACCTCACGATTCCGCATGTGTTGCTTAATTATACTAATTGCTTAGTTATCCCAGGCAAGACATATCGCTATACGGAGACCGGCCCTGTGGGACTTCTAACTGACAAGAAGGCGCTTCATATCCAGGCTAGCGGCGGAGTTTACTCGGAAGGCCCTGCTTCGTTCCTGGAGTGTGGAAATAGTTACTTACGTACGATCATGCAGTTCATCGGAGTCACTGATGTCCAGAGCATTTTCATTGAGGGAATGGCCGAAATGCCTGATCGAGCTGAAGCCATTAAGGAAGAGGCTGTCGCGAAAGCGAGAGAAGTTGCAAAACAATTTTAA
- a CDS encoding EVE domain-containing protein, which translates to MIDGAPDTVLFERDLTCSNQERYWIGVVSASHVSYAVEEGIAQTCHGKAGLLRRMQSGDWLIYYSPRTEMKGGETLQAFTAIGRAIDNVVYRYKISDDFIPHRRNMSYLPCRIVKIAGLLDKLTFTRMEQNWGYPFRFGQFEINRKDFLTIANEMLGSSCEETVKEESLIFYKQLEFNW; encoded by the coding sequence ATGATCGACGGGGCACCTGATACTGTACTCTTTGAGAGAGATTTAACGTGTTCTAATCAAGAACGTTATTGGATCGGCGTAGTTTCTGCATCCCACGTCAGCTATGCAGTGGAAGAGGGGATTGCGCAGACTTGCCATGGGAAAGCTGGCCTACTCCGAAGAATGCAATCAGGGGACTGGCTCATCTATTACTCACCACGCACAGAAATGAAGGGAGGGGAGACCCTACAAGCATTTACAGCGATTGGCCGGGCCATAGACAATGTTGTCTATCGATATAAAATAAGCGACGATTTTATTCCACATCGTCGAAATATGAGTTATTTGCCTTGCAGGATCGTAAAAATCGCCGGTCTGTTAGACAAGTTGACGTTCACCAGAATGGAGCAGAATTGGGGATATCCATTTCGCTTCGGGCAATTCGAAATTAATCGGAAGGACTTTCTAACTATAGCGAATGAGATGTTGGGGAGTAGCTGCGAAGAAACTGTTAAAGAAGAATCACTCATCTTTTATAAACAATTAGAATTCAATTGGTGA
- a CDS encoding zinc-binding dehydrogenase has protein sequence MLVIGADYSFNPTNTDLHEQVMNITEGRGFDIVIECSGAASAVEPAFNFVARGGTLIIASAYKKDFKFPLDMAQVFSKEMTIKGVFLSPNLFDRSVRMLNRINFKETITAEFLLSQYQEAFKAHKSGKHIKIVFRID, from the coding sequence TTGTTAGTTATAGGTGCTGACTATTCTTTCAATCCTACAAATACTGACTTACATGAACAAGTTATGAATATTACAGAAGGTAGAGGATTTGATATTGTGATTGAATGCTCAGGTGCCGCCTCAGCTGTGGAACCTGCATTTAATTTTGTTGCTCGCGGAGGGACCTTAATAATTGCTTCAGCTTATAAAAAAGACTTTAAATTCCCATTAGATATGGCTCAGGTATTCTCTAAAGAGATGACTATTAAAGGTGTGTTTCTATCACCCAATTTATTTGACCGTTCTGTTCGAATGTTGAATAGAATTAATTTTAAAGAGACAATTACAGCAGAATTTCTACTTAGTCAGTATCAAGAAGCATTTAAAGCGCATAAAAGTGGTAAGCATATAAAAATTGTTTTTAGAATCGATTGA
- a CDS encoding zinc-binding dehydrogenase, with amino-acid sequence MKALVLEEQGKIESLTVVQDREMPMPKENEIRVKVFASGLNPSDYQVAAYTGLASEKQRVLGLDVAGIVDAVGSEVNNFKVGDRVYYLRSITNLDGGFAEYACTTAHTASKLPESIPYEVAAVAPGAGFTAYQAIIQKLRPKAGNTILIHGGAGGVGGYAIQLAKLCGLTVYTTCQGRDIEYAKSLGADEAIDFTKEDVYAVIAKLTNERGVDYVLNTISSASATRDIDVLAFGGEIVVTAGFPEFNRLRFYEKGMSLHEIALGGAHTEGDYKTQTNLAEIGDEFARLLVEKKIAPPALTVISMEEIPEYLVKLKEGKITGKVVAKINSME; translated from the coding sequence ATGAAAGCACTTGTTTTAGAAGAACAGGGGAAGATAGAAAGCCTTACGGTTGTACAGGATAGAGAGATGCCCATGCCGAAAGAAAATGAAATCAGGGTAAAAGTTTTTGCATCTGGTTTAAATCCTTCAGATTATCAAGTTGCAGCTTATACCGGCCTGGCAAGTGAAAAGCAGAGAGTGCTCGGGTTAGATGTTGCTGGAATTGTGGATGCGGTTGGAAGCGAGGTCAACAACTTTAAGGTTGGTGATCGTGTATACTATCTCCGCAGCATAACAAATCTGGATGGAGGATTTGCGGAGTATGCCTGCACGACAGCTCATACAGCAAGCAAGCTGCCAGAGTCGATTCCTTACGAGGTAGCTGCCGTAGCACCCGGGGCAGGGTTTACAGCATATCAGGCAATCATTCAAAAACTCAGACCGAAAGCAGGAAATACGATACTGATACACGGAGGAGCAGGTGGTGTAGGAGGATATGCTATTCAGTTGGCTAAATTATGCGGCTTAACGGTATATACGACTTGCCAAGGAAGAGACATAGAATATGCAAAAAGTCTGGGTGCAGATGAGGCAATTGATTTTACAAAAGAAGATGTGTATGCAGTGATTGCCAAGTTGACAAACGAAAGAGGCGTTGACTACGTACTGAATACCATCAGTTCAGCAAGTGCTACTAGAGATATTGATGTACTTGCCTTTGGTGGTGAAATTGTAGTCACAGCTGGTTTTCCTGAATTTAATCGACTTCGATTTTATGAAAAGGGCATGTCACTGCATGAAATTGCTCTTGGAGGTGCTCACACAGAAGGGGATTACAAAACACAAACTAATTTAGCTGAAATTGGAGATGAATTCGCCCGATTATTAGTTGAAAAGAAAATTGCACCTCCAGCATTGACGGTCATCTCTATGGAAGAAATTCCTGAGTATTTAGTAAAACTAAAAGAAGGAAAAATAACAGGGAAAGTTGTTGCAAAAATCAATTCGATGGAGTGA
- a CDS encoding TetR/AcrR family transcriptional regulator, with protein MTENKTTEMQRLEILRLSNAESNRITKTCIESAMILLMKDKCFHDISITDIVKRAGVSRTAYYRNYDSKEDILRSVMKEIVDKVIVAMNLRLPIQNTYDYWYSLFHMLQQHADSLKILLMANFGDAILNEIHSIMQSSVSKNSIQENYKSYFWSGAIYSVAASWIRDGMQQTAEEMAKICYQIIDHMNEDCHSTQKE; from the coding sequence ATGACTGAAAACAAAACGACAGAAATGCAGCGATTAGAAATCTTACGCTTGTCTAACGCAGAATCCAACCGCATCACTAAAACGTGTATTGAATCAGCTATGATTTTATTAATGAAGGACAAATGCTTCCATGATATATCGATTACAGATATTGTAAAACGGGCTGGTGTGTCTCGAACTGCTTACTACCGCAACTACGACTCTAAAGAGGATATATTGCGAAGCGTGATGAAAGAAATCGTGGATAAAGTCATAGTTGCCATGAATCTGCGTCTTCCAATACAAAACACATATGACTACTGGTACTCGTTATTCCACATGCTACAACAACATGCTGATAGTCTGAAAATACTTCTCATGGCGAATTTCGGAGATGCAATACTAAACGAAATCCACAGCATAATGCAGAGTTCTGTATCCAAAAATAGTATCCAGGAAAATTACAAATCTTATTTTTGGAGTGGTGCCATTTACAGTGTAGCAGCAAGTTGGATTCGAGATGGTATGCAGCAGACGGCCGAGGAAATGGCGAAGATTTGCTATCAAATCATAGATCACATGAATGAGGATTGTCATAGCACTCAAAAAGAATAG
- a CDS encoding branched-chain amino acid transporter permease has translation MSMTLLENIITIGMVVLGTMMTRFIPFILFPSGRPTPKYVQYLGKVLPSAALGLLVIYSIKDVTFFSGSHGVPELISIVVIIMLHLWRRNMLISIAGGTLLYMFLVQFVL, from the coding sequence ATGTCCATGACTTTGCTTGAGAACATCATAACTATAGGGATGGTTGTCTTGGGAACGATGATGACCCGATTCATTCCATTTATTTTGTTCCCTTCGGGGCGTCCCACACCCAAATATGTGCAGTATCTCGGTAAAGTGCTTCCCTCGGCAGCTTTAGGACTACTGGTTATTTACAGCATTAAGGATGTTACTTTTTTCTCTGGGTCTCATGGTGTGCCCGAATTGATTTCCATTGTCGTCATTATTATGCTCCATCTCTGGCGAAGAAACATGTTGATATCCATTGCTGGCGGTACACTGCTCTATATGTTCCTGGTCCAATTTGTACTCTAA